From the Excalfactoria chinensis isolate bCotChi1 chromosome 1, bCotChi1.hap2, whole genome shotgun sequence genome, one window contains:
- the CHPT1 gene encoding cholinephosphotransferase 1 isoform X1, translated as MAAPWVLPAPLSPAQLKRLEQHRYSAAGRSLLEPWLQPYWGWLVERLPLWLAPNAITLGGLLLNCFTALPLIASCPTAAEQAPFWAYILGALGLFIYQSLDAIDGKQARRTNSSSPLGELFDHGCDSISTVFVVLGSCIAIRLGTNPDWLFFCCFVGLFMFYSAHWQTYVSGILRFGKVDVTEVQIAITLLLLVSAFCGTAVWDYKVHLIGLELKFFAVVGILCGTAVSCFNYFRVIFGGGVGKNGSTIAGTSVLSPGVHIGLLVTLATVIYKKSTIQLFEKHPCLYVLTFGFVNAKISQKLVVAHMTKSEISLQDTAFIGPGLLFLDQYFNSFIDEYIVLWIALFISLFDMLRYATGVCLQIAAHLHIHVFRISSHQAPEQVQVVSPLSHQNNMD; from the exons ATGGCCGCCCCGTGGGTTCTGCCCGCTCCCCTCAGCCCGGCGCAGCTGAAGCGCCTGGAGCAGCACCGCTACAGCGCGGCCGGGCGCTCGCTGCTGGagccctggctgcagccctATTGGGGCTGGCTGGTGGAGCGGCTCCCGCTGTGGTTGGCCCCCAACGCCATCACCCTCGGCGGCCTCCTGCTGAACTGCTTCACGGCGCTGCCGCTCATCGCCTCCTGCCCCACCGCCGCCGAGCAG GCACCTTTTTGGGCATACATCCTGGGTGCGTTAGGACTTTTTATCTACCAATCTCTGGATGCCATTGATGGGAAGCAAGCCAGAAGAACAAACAGTAGCTCTCCTCTAGGAGAGCTCTTTGATCATGGTTGCGACTCAATTTCTACAG tttttgttgtcCTTGGATCCTGCATAGCAATCCGACTAGGAACAAACCCTGactggttgtttttctgttgttttgtgggACTGTTCATGTTCTATTCTGCTCACTGGCAGACATATGTATCAGGCATATTAAGGTTTGGAAA agTTGATGTAACTGAAGTTCAAATAGCCATAACGCTGTTGCTGTTGGTATCTGCATTTTGTGGAACAGCAGTATGGGACTACAAG GTGCATTTGATAGGCCTAGAACTGAAGTTCTTTGCAGTTGTTGGCATACTGTGTGGAACAGCAGTTTCATGTTTCAATTACTTCCGCGTCATCTTTGGTGGAGGGGTTGGAAAAAATGGATCTACAATAGCA GGAACAAGTGTTCTTTCACCAGGTGTCCACATTGGGCTACTTGTCACACTGGCCACTGTGATCTACAAAAAATCTACAATTCAGCTGTTTGAAAAACACCCGTGCCTGTATGTCTTGACATTTGGATTCGTGAATGCTAAAATCTCACAGAAGTTAGTG GTGGCTCACATGACAAAAAGTGAAATCAGTCTTCAAGACACTGCATTTATTGGACCGGGACTTCTCTTTTTGGACCAGTACTTCAATAGTTTCATTGATGAATACATTGTTCTGTGGATAGCATTG ttCATATCCTTGTTTGATATGCTGAGATATGCCACTGGTGTATGCCTACAGATTGCTGCTCATCTTCATATACATGTCTTCCGAATTTCATCTCATCAAGCTCCTGAACAG
- the CHPT1 gene encoding cholinephosphotransferase 1 isoform X2: MAAPWVLPAPLSPAQLKRLEQHRYSAAGRSLLEPWLQPYWGWLVERLPLWLAPNAITLGGLLLNCFTALPLIASCPTAAEQAPFWAYILGALGLFIYQSLDAIDGKQARRTNSSSPLGELFDHGCDSISTVFVVLGSCIAIRLGTNPDWLFFCCFVGLFMFYSAHWQTYVSGILRFGKVDVTEVQIAITLLLLVSAFCGTAVWDYKVHLIGLELKFFAVVGILCGTAVSCFNYFRVIFGGGVGKNGSTIAGTSVLSPGVHIGLLVTLATVIYKKSTIQLFEKHPCLYVLTFGFVNAKISQKLVVAHMTKSEISLQDTAFIGPGLLFLDQYFNSFIDEYIVLWIALVQVVSPLSHQNNMD, from the exons ATGGCCGCCCCGTGGGTTCTGCCCGCTCCCCTCAGCCCGGCGCAGCTGAAGCGCCTGGAGCAGCACCGCTACAGCGCGGCCGGGCGCTCGCTGCTGGagccctggctgcagccctATTGGGGCTGGCTGGTGGAGCGGCTCCCGCTGTGGTTGGCCCCCAACGCCATCACCCTCGGCGGCCTCCTGCTGAACTGCTTCACGGCGCTGCCGCTCATCGCCTCCTGCCCCACCGCCGCCGAGCAG GCACCTTTTTGGGCATACATCCTGGGTGCGTTAGGACTTTTTATCTACCAATCTCTGGATGCCATTGATGGGAAGCAAGCCAGAAGAACAAACAGTAGCTCTCCTCTAGGAGAGCTCTTTGATCATGGTTGCGACTCAATTTCTACAG tttttgttgtcCTTGGATCCTGCATAGCAATCCGACTAGGAACAAACCCTGactggttgtttttctgttgttttgtgggACTGTTCATGTTCTATTCTGCTCACTGGCAGACATATGTATCAGGCATATTAAGGTTTGGAAA agTTGATGTAACTGAAGTTCAAATAGCCATAACGCTGTTGCTGTTGGTATCTGCATTTTGTGGAACAGCAGTATGGGACTACAAG GTGCATTTGATAGGCCTAGAACTGAAGTTCTTTGCAGTTGTTGGCATACTGTGTGGAACAGCAGTTTCATGTTTCAATTACTTCCGCGTCATCTTTGGTGGAGGGGTTGGAAAAAATGGATCTACAATAGCA GGAACAAGTGTTCTTTCACCAGGTGTCCACATTGGGCTACTTGTCACACTGGCCACTGTGATCTACAAAAAATCTACAATTCAGCTGTTTGAAAAACACCCGTGCCTGTATGTCTTGACATTTGGATTCGTGAATGCTAAAATCTCACAGAAGTTAGTG GTGGCTCACATGACAAAAAGTGAAATCAGTCTTCAAGACACTGCATTTATTGGACCGGGACTTCTCTTTTTGGACCAGTACTTCAATAGTTTCATTGATGAATACATTGTTCTGTGGATAGCATTG